In Phocoena sinus isolate mPhoSin1 chromosome X, mPhoSin1.pri, whole genome shotgun sequence, a genomic segment contains:
- the LOC116747378 gene encoding LOW QUALITY PROTEIN: chromobox protein homolog 3-like (The sequence of the model RefSeq protein was modified relative to this genomic sequence to represent the inferred CDS: deleted 1 base in 1 codon), with translation MASNKTTLQKMGRKQNGKSNKVEEAEPEEFVVEKVPDRRVVNGKVEYFLKWKGFTDADNTWEPEENLDCPELIEVFLNSQKAGKEKDGTKRKSLSDSESDDSKSKKKRDAADKPRGFARGLNPERIIGATESSGELMFLMKWKHSDEADLVLAKEANMKCPQIVIAFYEERLTWHSCPEDEAQ, from the exons ATGGCCTCCAATAAAACTACATTGcaaaaaatgggaaggaaacagaatggaaagagTAATAAAGTCGAAGAGGCAGAACCTGAAGAATTTGTGGTAGAAAAAGTACCGGACCGACGTGTAGTGAATGGGAAGGTGGAGTATTTCCTGAAGTGGAAGGGATTTACAGATGCAGACAATACTTGGGAACCCGAAGAAAATTTAGATTGTCCAGAGTTAATTGAAGTATTTCTTAATTCTCAAAAAGCTggtaaagaaaaagatggaacaaaaagaaaatctttatctGACAGTGAATCTGATGATagcaaatcaaagaagaaaagagatgctGCTGATAAACCAAGAGGT TTTGCCAGAGGTCTCAACCCAGAGCGAATAATTGGTGCCACAGAGAGCAGTGGAGAATTAATGTTTCTCATGAAATGGAAACATTCAGATGAGGCGGACTTGGTGCTGGCAAAAGAGGCAAATATGAAGTGTCCTCAAA TTGTAATTGCTTTTTATGAAGAGAGACTAACTTGGCATTCTTGTCCAGAAGATGAAGCTCAATAA